Genomic DNA from bacterium:
TCCGGATTGAAACGGATCTCGACTCCATGAAGGAAATCCTGATTCCCCTCAAAGTCTTGACTGCCCGCAACGAGGGCTTACCATTACCTGCAAGGACCGCAGAAAAGAGGGACTTCACCACTAATTGAGGAAATAGGGGAAATCCAGCGAAGCAAAAGATTATCGGGACAGGTGCGGAAAAATGTTTTGCGATTTGTCATGGATGGGTGGGTCTGTGAATTTCACGAAATAGACACGCACAGGACTCCCATCCATGAAAAATCGCAAAACGGTGTTCCCCGGACATCGGGAAGGAATAACCAGCCTGTATTTCTTTAAATTAACCAGAACCCCGTTGCGGGATTTTTGGTCCCGCGACTGCGGGATAAAAATACCGCAACATTTTTTCTGCCCGGCCCAGATTTGGATTTCTGTCATTTCTTAAATTAGTGGTGAAGTCTTCTGCTCGATGTGGGGTGGTTATTGCCAAGGATTCAAAACATGAATGAGCGCCTGATAAAGACGAATGTCGAGCAGGAGTATCCGGATTACCTGCGGGATGAATCGCGTCGCAGAGGGAAGGCGGACGGCCTGTGTTTTGCCCGGTCGGACCAGGACATCTGTCAGGTGATGGCGGCGTGTCAGCAGGCCCTGACCATTACGACCCAGGGGGCCCGGACCGGGGTGGCGGGCGGAGCCGTTCCGGATGGGGGATATGTCGTGAATCTCAGCCGGATGAACCGGATGACGGCCCTCCGGTATGACCCGGAGCGGGATGAATTCTTCCTGACGGTTCAGCCGGGAGTGGTGTTATCTCAACTGAGAGCGGCGTTAAGCTCCGGTGAGTTCGATGCCACCGGCTGGAGCCAGGAGTCGCTTGCCGCCCTTGACCGGTTCCGCCAGAAGCCGGCCTATGGCTTTGCTCCCGATCCGACTGAACTCTCGGCCTCCCTCGGCGGGATGGTGGCTTGTAACGCCTCGGGGGCCTGTTCTTTCCGTTATGGCGCGACCCGGCCGTATGTGGAGGCGCTGGAAGTGTTGTTGCCTGATGGGGACCGGATCACCCTGCGGCGGGGCGTGGATCAGGCCCAGGGGCGGGCCTTTTCCGTCATGACCCGGGCCGGACGTTTAATCGCCGGCAGGCTGCCTGACTATGTCATGCCGCTGGTTAAAAATGCCGCGGGCTATTTTGTGAAGGACAACATGGAGCTGATCGATCTGTTTATCGGTTCTGAAGGGACCCTCGGGATATTTTCCGCGATCGAGCTGCGTTTGATTCCTGCGCCCCGATGCCGCTGGGGCGTGGTGGTGTTTCTGCCTTCGCCCGGTTCCGTCGTTGAATTCGTCCAGGGGCTCAAGGGACAACCCGATGAGCTCAAGCCGGTGGCGATCGAGTACTTTGACCCGCGCTCCCTGGAGTTGATCCGCACCCAAAAACAGGAAAACGGGGTGTTTGCGGACATTCCCGATATCCCGCAGGGGAGCGGGCATGCTGTTTATATCGAATATCATGGCGATGAGGCGGCACTGGGCCGGGCCATGGAGACGTTGCCAGATGGCATTGTGGCCGCAGGGGGGCGGGAGGAGAACGTCTGGATGGCTGATAGCGAGCGTGAGTTGGAGCGGCTCAAGGCGTTCCGTCACGCCGTCCCTGAGGCGGTGAACCGGGTGATTGATGAACGCCGTAAACGGGAGCCGGCCCTGACCAAATTAGGGACCGATATGGCCGTCCCTGATACCCACCTGGGCGCTGTGATGGACCTGTATCGCGACGGGCTTCAGAAGGCCGGCCTGGACTATGTGATGTTCGGGCACATCGGGAATAACCATCTGCATGTGAATATCCTGCCCCGATCTCTGGAGGAGTATAACCAGGGGAAGGACCTCTATCTGTGTTGGGCGCGCCGCATTATTGCCATGGGCGGAACGATTTCCGCCGAACATGGGGTCGGGAAATTCAAAGTCGCCCTGTTGCGTGAAATGGTCGGGGAGGCCGTGATACGCCAGATGCGGGAGCTGAAGCGTGTCTTTGACCCCGGCGGAATCCTGAACCGGGGGAATTTATTCTAAGAGGCGCTTTTTACCTTTACGGATTCGCTTTGGATACTTAATGTCGGGTCAGGTAAGGCGATTGTACCGCAGTGTAGTTGGAAAGCGTAGACAGGGGTTTCATGAGAGGGTCTGAAAACGGGCTGGTATTGATTCTGGGGTGTGACCAGGGAGAGTGCGAACTGACGCGCTTGCTGGAGGCGTCCGGCTTCAAGCTGCGGTTGGTCGACTCGCCCGAAGCCCTGCTTTATGTCGCCAAAAGCATTTCCCCGGATGTGATCCTGGTCAATGCCATCAAGAGCCCCTTCAATTTCAATTTTTTCAGCAACCTCATCAACGACCCCTACACGGCGTTGATCAGCACTCTGGTGCTGTCGACGGCGACGTCCCGCGATGACCGGCTACGGGCGATTCAGGCAGGTGCCGATGACTTTATTACCCACCCCTTTGATAATGATGAGGTGTTGATCCGGTTGCGCAACGCCATCACCCGGACCCGGCAGGCACGTGAGTTAAAGCAGGACGCGGTCAGGATCCAGCAGTTGGAGGAGGCCCGGGCCGAATTGACCCAGTTGATGGTGCGCGACATGAAAACCCCCCTTGCCGGGCTGGCGGATCTTCTTGAGATGGCGGGCGGGACGGCACCCAGGGATTTCAAGATGGATGCGTCCCGTTTTGTCAATGAAGCCCTGGGGGCCACGGAGACGCTTGAGGAATTGATTGAATTCCTGATGAGTGTGCGCAAGATGATGGCGGGTGAGGAGATCCCCCAAAAGAAGTCGTGTGACATTCTGGAGTTATCACGCTGTGTGAGCGAGGCGTTATCAGAATCGGCTCAAGCGGTAGGGGTGACCCTGGCGGTGGAAGGGACGGCCGCGCCGGTCTTATGTGACCCATCACAGATGACCCGGGTGATCAGGCATTTAATGCGATTGGCGATCAAGTCAAACCCTGCTGCGAAATCCGTAAAAATCCGGACCGAGCACCTTGCAGGGCAGCTCAAGTTGATGGTTGTCTGTGAGGGGGGGACCGGGGATTCGGTCGTTGAAAGGGATGGGTTGGGGCTGACCTATTGCCGCTTGGTGGCCACCGCGCATGGCGGGGCCTTCGGGGTGCCCCTGGACTCGGGTGATTCGGCTTACTGGTGGGTGGCGCTGCCAGAGGCGGTAGGCCTGAATCAGGCGACTGTCCCGGCCGAAGCGCCGATGCCGGTCACGCTGGAACGGTCCCGCCGCTATCTGGGAGAGTTGACCGGGAAAGTGATTGATCCGAAAAAGCGCTCGCTGCTGTCCCTCGGTACCCGGCAGCAATTTATCGTCGCGGTCGCGCTGATGTCGGTGATCCCCCTGCTGGCCTTCGCCTATGTGCTGGGGAATGCCGTGATGACGCGCTCTCTGGACATGGAGACGATTTATTTTCTCCTGCCCTCCATCGTCACGTTGATGGCGCTGGGGGTGATGTTGTTGGCGCGACACACCATCGAGGTGAGCCGGTTGCGGCAATATCTTGATGAGATCTCACGCGGGGGGGCTCCTCTGATCGCCGCGACGCACTCCAGTGCCGATTTTGCGGCGATCCAGAGATCCCTTGGCGCCGTGATCAAGCAGGGGACTGAAAAGATGAAGGTGATGGAGGCCCGATCCAAAGCTCTGGTCCAGGCTGAGCAACAACGGGTCATGGCGGAGACGGTTGGCGCGGCCTGTCACCATCTGGGGCAGCCTGCCACGATTATCCGGGGCTATCTCGATTTGATGAAGCGCGTCGAGGTGTCGCCTGAGATGAGGGCGATGATCCAGGAATGCCAGACGGCCACCGAGGAAGTGGCGACCGTGCTGTCCCGCTTGAAAGGGGTGGGGCAATACGAGACCGAGCCCTATCTGACCGCGAACGATGCACGCGCCGGGCGTGCCGATGAGCGGATTTTGAAGATCTAGAGCGAAGACTTCACCACTGATTGAAGAAATAGAAGAAATCCAGATCCAGTCAAAATGTTGCGGCATTATTAATTCGGGGTGCTCGTTCTATTGGGTTGCACGGGAACGCATTCGGGTCTTCCCCGAATTAAAAATCCCGCAACGGTGTTTCGGGGGAAATTAAAGAATCATAGCGGGATCACGCCCTTGAGCTCCCTCATTTCCCCTGATGTCCGGGGAAAACCCGTTTGGCGATTTTTGATGGCTGGTGTACCCGCCAGACACACAAATCGCCAAACATTTTCGGCGTGTCTGGATTTCCTGCATTTCTTCAATCAGTGGTGAAGTCTTCCTGTATTTACGTGTCAGGAGCAGACTCTACACTTGCCGCAACGCGATGGGTTTCCCCAGAACTTCATTGGCGATAATGAATTTCCGCAAGGCGAGCGGGTTCCGTAATTCAGGGAACACCGGCGGGTGGACCGGGGGCGCCAGGGCGGGGGAAAGGGCCGGAGGGGGCACCCTTCCCGTAAACGCCAGCGCCGATTCGGCCGCGGAATAAGCCGGACGTTTCTGTGAAGACAAGGTCTCCGATCGTGGCTCAGGGCTGCGGCGGACCGGTTTCTCCCTGTGTGGCGGATGCGGCACCGGGGGCGGATCCACGGGCTGAGGCGGAGCGGGT
This window encodes:
- a CDS encoding FAD-binding oxidoreductase; translation: MNERLIKTNVEQEYPDYLRDESRRRGKADGLCFARSDQDICQVMAACQQALTITTQGARTGVAGGAVPDGGYVVNLSRMNRMTALRYDPERDEFFLTVQPGVVLSQLRAALSSGEFDATGWSQESLAALDRFRQKPAYGFAPDPTELSASLGGMVACNASGACSFRYGATRPYVEALEVLLPDGDRITLRRGVDQAQGRAFSVMTRAGRLIAGRLPDYVMPLVKNAAGYFVKDNMELIDLFIGSEGTLGIFSAIELRLIPAPRCRWGVVVFLPSPGSVVEFVQGLKGQPDELKPVAIEYFDPRSLELIRTQKQENGVFADIPDIPQGSGHAVYIEYHGDEAALGRAMETLPDGIVAAGGREENVWMADSERELERLKAFRHAVPEAVNRVIDERRKREPALTKLGTDMAVPDTHLGAVMDLYRDGLQKAGLDYVMFGHIGNNHLHVNILPRSLEEYNQGKDLYLCWARRIIAMGGTISAEHGVGKFKVALLREMVGEAVIRQMRELKRVFDPGGILNRGNLF
- a CDS encoding HAMP domain-containing sensor histidine kinase; its protein translation is MRGSENGLVLILGCDQGECELTRLLEASGFKLRLVDSPEALLYVAKSISPDVILVNAIKSPFNFNFFSNLINDPYTALISTLVLSTATSRDDRLRAIQAGADDFITHPFDNDEVLIRLRNAITRTRQARELKQDAVRIQQLEEARAELTQLMVRDMKTPLAGLADLLEMAGGTAPRDFKMDASRFVNEALGATETLEELIEFLMSVRKMMAGEEIPQKKSCDILELSRCVSEALSESAQAVGVTLAVEGTAAPVLCDPSQMTRVIRHLMRLAIKSNPAAKSVKIRTEHLAGQLKLMVVCEGGTGDSVVERDGLGLTYCRLVATAHGGAFGVPLDSGDSAYWWVALPEAVGLNQATVPAEAPMPVTLERSRRYLGELTGKVIDPKKRSLLSLGTRQQFIVAVALMSVIPLLAFAYVLGNAVMTRSLDMETIYFLLPSIVTLMALGVMLLARHTIEVSRLRQYLDEISRGGAPLIAATHSSADFAAIQRSLGAVIKQGTEKMKVMEARSKALVQAEQQRVMAETVGAACHHLGQPATIIRGYLDLMKRVEVSPEMRAMIQECQTATEEVATVLSRLKGVGQYETEPYLTANDARAGRADERILKI